A window of the Gordonia humi genome harbors these coding sequences:
- a CDS encoding NlpC/P60 family protein, translated as MAKHRLEKPGAGRKVATTAVVAGSIAIGGSLALAAGPADAAPVKVPGVGTFDVPDNITKMLPGDIQGPKLNPGTIGTPQQVRAQKALRAAESKIGSPYVYGAAGPNAFDCSGLTSWAFRQAGKTIPRDSYGQLGGGTPVASLAAARPGDILVFNGGGHVGLYAGNGMFVHASTEGVPVKRDKVKNWSVTSIRRY; from the coding sequence GTGGCTAAACACCGTTTGGAGAAGCCCGGCGCCGGCCGCAAGGTCGCCACGACTGCCGTAGTCGCAGGCTCGATCGCCATCGGCGGATCGCTCGCACTCGCAGCGGGTCCCGCCGACGCCGCGCCCGTCAAGGTTCCCGGTGTCGGGACCTTTGACGTTCCGGACAACATCACGAAGATGCTGCCGGGCGATATCCAGGGCCCGAAGCTCAACCCGGGAACGATCGGCACCCCGCAGCAGGTCCGCGCTCAGAAGGCGCTGCGCGCCGCCGAGTCGAAGATCGGCTCGCCCTACGTCTACGGAGCCGCAGGGCCCAACGCCTTCGACTGCTCCGGCCTGACCTCGTGGGCCTTCCGGCAGGCGGGCAAGACCATTCCGCGTGACAGCTACGGTCAGCTCGGTGGCGGCACCCCGGTCGCCTCGCTCGCCGCGGCGCGTCCCGGTGACATCCTCGTGTTCAACGGTGGCGGTCACGTCGGCCTGTACGCGGGCAACGGCATGTTCGTGCACGCCTCGACCGAGGGCGTCCCCGTCAAGCGTGACAAGGTGAAGAACTGGAGCGTGACGAGCATCCGCCGTTACTGA
- a CDS encoding peptidase MA family metallohydrolase — protein sequence MTASRLRTRGVTALVVAAVTLGPLAACSGASDDAAAPSGSVSTTPLNPFEQQRTDGVGALLDELSAVVRSGDASGLDDLIDPAAPAAFREQMTTMVSAFAARGDRGDRGGPLRVASLSYRVAPTVGAEWQMDPRVVAEVEARGSSDTWVTPVELTYALGGAAAPGLDEPPVTLNSMMSFARYDDDWKLVGDADIALDPRAVEDVPRGPVETGPWAFPGVAAADVKTAGGLSTVLSYPGTDTTVSRARRLLPGAVEAVDEFWGSDWPRRAAVVATGDDAEFAGLTRTATSETTTAAAATVYSSIDRRAKQVLGQRIVLSPNARDLSEPALSVILKHELLHVATRLTTAENAPMWLTEGVPEYLGRKGTYREFVDAAPDLAVEVAAGRVPKTLPADSAFAVDSDAARVAYQSAWSFAAFVADEYGEPKLKDLYRKVSAGGDTDTVDAAVKSAVGADKKVLVEQWQKWLRAQVRG from the coding sequence GTGACCGCCTCCCGGCTCCGCACTCGCGGCGTCACCGCGCTAGTCGTAGCGGCGGTGACTCTGGGCCCGCTCGCCGCGTGTTCCGGAGCCTCCGACGACGCCGCGGCGCCGTCCGGGAGTGTCTCGACGACACCGCTCAATCCGTTCGAACAGCAGCGGACCGACGGCGTCGGCGCGCTTCTGGACGAACTGTCGGCCGTGGTGCGCTCCGGCGATGCGAGCGGCCTCGACGACCTGATCGATCCGGCCGCGCCGGCGGCGTTCCGCGAGCAGATGACGACGATGGTCTCGGCCTTCGCCGCGCGCGGGGACCGTGGGGACCGCGGCGGTCCGCTCCGGGTGGCGTCGCTGAGTTATCGGGTGGCGCCCACGGTGGGCGCCGAGTGGCAGATGGATCCGCGCGTCGTCGCCGAGGTCGAGGCCCGGGGCAGCTCGGACACCTGGGTGACGCCCGTCGAACTGACATACGCGCTCGGCGGAGCGGCCGCTCCCGGACTCGACGAGCCGCCCGTCACCCTGAACTCGATGATGTCGTTCGCCCGCTACGACGACGACTGGAAGCTGGTCGGCGACGCCGACATCGCGCTCGACCCGCGCGCTGTGGAGGACGTGCCGCGAGGTCCCGTCGAGACGGGACCGTGGGCCTTCCCGGGTGTGGCCGCTGCGGACGTGAAGACCGCCGGTGGACTGTCGACCGTCCTGTCCTACCCGGGCACCGACACGACGGTCTCCCGCGCCCGCCGACTGCTGCCCGGCGCGGTGGAGGCCGTGGACGAGTTCTGGGGTTCGGACTGGCCGCGCCGGGCGGCCGTCGTCGCGACCGGCGACGACGCCGAGTTCGCGGGCCTGACACGCACCGCCACGTCCGAGACGACGACAGCGGCTGCGGCCACGGTGTACTCCAGTATCGATCGACGAGCCAAGCAGGTCCTCGGACAGCGGATCGTGCTCTCACCGAACGCCCGCGACCTGTCCGAACCCGCGCTGTCGGTGATCCTCAAACACGAACTCCTCCATGTGGCGACCCGGCTGACCACCGCCGAGAACGCGCCGATGTGGCTCACCGAGGGCGTGCCCGAGTACCTCGGACGCAAGGGCACCTACCGCGAATTCGTCGATGCCGCACCGGATCTGGCCGTCGAGGTCGCCGCAGGACGAGTCCCGAAGACGTTGCCGGCCGACTCGGCGTTCGCTGTCGACAGCGATGCGGCGCGGGTGGCGTACCAGAGCGCTTGGTCGTTCGCCGCCTTCGTCGCCGACGAGTACGGTGAGCCGAAGCTCAAGGACCTGTACCGCAAGGTGTCGGCGGGCGGCGACACGGACACCGTCGACGCCGCCGTGAAGTCGGCCGTCGGCGCAGACAAGAAGGTGCTGGTGGAACAGTGGCAGAAATGGCTGCGAGCCCAGGTCCGCGGATGA
- a CDS encoding glycosyltransferase family 4 protein, with protein MRTTLLVTNDFPPRPGGIQSYLENLLRFLPPEDVIVYAPKWKGSDVYDAAAPYRIVRHRTSLMLPTPLVARRAARLVREHDVHTVWFGAAAPLAVLVPRLRRAGATRIVASTHGHEVGWSMLPGARQVLRYIGAHSDVVTYVSRYTRGRFAAAFGRDAALEYVPCGVDTARFAPDPAAREQLRARYGLGDAPVVLCLSRLVPRKGQDVLIESWPSVLREVPDARLMIVGGGPYGDRLRELADRTGVTDSVTFTGSVPADELAMHHAMADVFAMPTRTRGRGLDVEGLGIVFLEASASGVPVVAGDSGGAPETVLEGQTGTVVDGRDHERVAGAIAALLTDPDLAASMGEKGRAWIVENWQWSRQASRLMRLL; from the coding sequence ATGAGGACGACGCTTCTGGTGACCAACGACTTCCCGCCCCGACCGGGTGGAATCCAGTCGTACCTGGAGAATCTGCTTCGATTCCTGCCGCCGGAGGACGTGATCGTCTACGCCCCGAAGTGGAAGGGCTCGGACGTCTACGACGCCGCCGCCCCGTACCGCATCGTGCGACACCGCACCTCGTTGATGCTGCCCACCCCGCTCGTGGCCCGACGTGCCGCGAGACTGGTCCGGGAACACGACGTCCACACGGTCTGGTTCGGAGCCGCGGCACCGCTGGCGGTCCTCGTGCCGCGGCTGCGCAGGGCCGGTGCGACACGGATCGTGGCCAGCACGCATGGCCACGAGGTCGGCTGGTCGATGCTGCCGGGTGCCCGCCAAGTGCTGCGCTACATCGGAGCGCACTCGGACGTGGTCACCTACGTCAGCCGCTATACGCGGGGCAGATTCGCCGCCGCGTTCGGCCGCGATGCCGCGCTGGAGTACGTGCCGTGCGGTGTCGACACCGCACGGTTCGCGCCGGATCCGGCGGCCCGAGAGCAGCTGCGCGCGCGGTACGGACTCGGCGACGCGCCCGTGGTGCTGTGCCTGTCGCGACTGGTGCCGCGCAAGGGACAGGACGTCCTCATCGAATCGTGGCCGTCCGTGCTGCGCGAGGTGCCCGACGCCCGGCTGATGATCGTCGGCGGCGGCCCCTACGGGGACCGGCTCCGGGAACTCGCGGACAGGACCGGCGTGACCGACTCGGTGACCTTCACCGGTTCGGTGCCCGCCGACGAGTTGGCGATGCATCACGCGATGGCCGACGTGTTCGCGATGCCGACCCGGACCCGCGGGCGCGGGCTGGACGTGGAGGGTCTCGGCATCGTATTCCTGGAGGCCTCGGCGAGCGGTGTGCCGGTCGTCGCGGGCGACTCGGGAGGAGCACCGGAGACCGTTCTGGAGGGACAGACCGGCACGGTCGTCGACGGTCGCGACCATGAGCGCGTCGCCGGCGCGATCGCCGCCCTCCTGACCGATCCCGATCTCGCGGCGTCCATGGGCGAGAAGGGCCGAGCGTGGATCGTCGAGAACTGGCAGTGGAGCCGCCAGGCGTCGCGTCTGATGCGGCTGCTGTAG
- a CDS encoding C40 family peptidase, with product MRVAAVGAVMASTVALAPAVPDAGAEPTRNAGQILSHYRDLSREAEKTAEAMNKAQHDYDEQRRNVRVERRASAEAGRRLAAMTAQMDAAQEKVDALARASYRGARINRLYAMLVSDSPQSLLDNMSGLEVMSRQSAADLRSITATARKTKDAKKTADEAAEKARVAVADAERRRGSLQAKQADLQLEAVQIRAVYQSLTGKQLAALRGPKYAFDASSLPKGTAPELVAVQAAISRIGDPYVWGATGPHQFDCSGLMVWAYKQAKKTLPRTSEAQLGGGTPVDRKDLKPGDLIIYYGDASHVGMYVGDGFVVHASTFGIPVAVVPIDKAGPYNAARRY from the coding sequence ATGCGTGTCGCCGCCGTGGGCGCCGTCATGGCATCGACCGTCGCATTGGCACCCGCGGTCCCGGACGCCGGGGCCGAGCCGACGCGGAACGCGGGGCAGATCCTGTCGCACTACCGGGACCTCTCGCGGGAGGCGGAGAAGACCGCCGAGGCGATGAACAAGGCCCAGCACGACTACGACGAGCAACGGCGCAACGTCCGCGTCGAGCGTCGAGCGTCCGCCGAGGCCGGACGGCGACTGGCCGCGATGACCGCGCAGATGGATGCGGCGCAGGAGAAGGTCGACGCGCTCGCCCGTGCCAGCTACCGGGGTGCGCGGATCAATCGCCTGTACGCGATGCTGGTCAGCGATTCCCCGCAGAGCCTGCTCGACAACATGTCCGGGCTGGAGGTGATGTCCCGGCAGTCGGCCGCGGATCTCCGCTCGATCACCGCGACCGCCCGCAAGACGAAGGACGCCAAGAAGACGGCCGACGAAGCGGCGGAGAAGGCACGCGTCGCCGTCGCCGACGCCGAGCGCCGCCGCGGGAGCCTGCAGGCCAAGCAGGCCGATCTGCAGCTCGAGGCCGTGCAGATCCGCGCCGTGTACCAGTCGCTGACCGGCAAGCAGCTCGCCGCCCTGCGCGGGCCCAAGTACGCCTTCGACGCGAGCTCGCTGCCGAAGGGCACCGCGCCCGAGCTCGTCGCCGTGCAGGCCGCGATCTCCCGGATCGGCGACCCGTACGTCTGGGGAGCCACCGGACCACACCAGTTCGACTGCTCGGGTCTCATGGTGTGGGCCTACAAACAGGCCAAGAAGACGCTGCCGCGCACCAGCGAGGCTCAGCTCGGCGGCGGGACGCCGGTCGACCGCAAGGACCTCAAGCCCGGCGACCTGATCATCTACTACGGCGACGCCTCGCATGTGGGCATGTACGTCGGAGACGGTTTCGTCGTCCACGCGTCGACGTTCGGCATTCCGGTCGCGGTGGTCCCGATCGACAAGGCCGGACCCTACAACGCCGCGCGACGGTACTGA
- a CDS encoding AMP-dependent synthetase/ligase gives MAECRVPADFVTPQERNAADVLYDIAAATPGKTVFRVQQGTQWLPVSARDAVARVRSLAKGFIAAGVEPGDRVAILSSTRLEWTLIDFAIWSTGAVPVPIYDSSSGPQIDWIMRDSGAVAIVAETPAHRKVVDTVESVTEAVQVFQIDDEPGKGIVEAFAASGADVTDEQLDARRRTLGAADPATLIYTSGTTGRPKGCMLTHANMLGEISGVLSSSMSTLLGPEKRLLLFLPMAHVLARAINLVALEAGVEVGYTNNTKDLLPIFAQFRPSLILSVPRVFEKVFNSARQSAHDSGKGRIFDLAADTAVEFSKAGDRPSLLLRGKHALFDKLVYGKLRAALGGQCELAISGGAPLGPHLGHFFSGVGIPVYEGYGLTETTAAVCVNTPHEVRVGTVGRPLPGNAVRIADDGEVLLSGEVVFAGYWHNDEATAAALTDGWFHTGDLGSLDADGYLSITGRKKEIIVTAGGKNVSPAPMEDIMRTHALVSQAMVVGDQKPFVAALVTIDPEAFEGWKSRAGKAASAAVADLANDPDLIAEVQSAVDQANATVSHAEAVKKFTILPSDFAEETGELTPTLKVKRNVVAEKFADYIEGLYKK, from the coding sequence ATGGCTGAATGCCGCGTTCCCGCAGACTTCGTCACGCCGCAGGAGCGGAATGCGGCCGACGTCCTCTACGACATCGCAGCTGCGACACCGGGTAAGACGGTGTTCCGCGTCCAGCAGGGCACACAGTGGCTCCCCGTGTCCGCGCGCGACGCCGTCGCCCGGGTCCGCTCCCTGGCCAAGGGCTTCATCGCGGCGGGCGTCGAACCCGGCGACCGGGTGGCGATCCTGTCCTCCACCCGCCTCGAGTGGACGCTCATCGACTTCGCGATCTGGTCGACCGGTGCCGTTCCCGTGCCCATCTACGATTCGTCGTCGGGCCCGCAGATCGACTGGATCATGCGCGACTCCGGCGCGGTGGCCATCGTCGCCGAGACGCCCGCGCACCGGAAGGTCGTCGACACGGTCGAGTCGGTGACCGAGGCCGTCCAGGTGTTCCAGATCGACGACGAACCCGGCAAGGGCATCGTGGAGGCGTTCGCCGCAAGCGGCGCGGACGTGACCGACGAGCAGCTCGACGCACGTCGACGCACCCTCGGCGCAGCCGATCCGGCGACCCTCATCTACACCTCCGGCACCACCGGACGCCCCAAGGGCTGCATGCTGACCCACGCGAACATGCTCGGCGAGATCAGCGGTGTCCTGTCGTCGTCGATGAGCACTCTGCTGGGTCCGGAGAAGCGTCTGCTCCTGTTCCTGCCGATGGCGCACGTTCTGGCCCGCGCGATCAACCTGGTCGCCCTCGAAGCGGGCGTCGAAGTCGGCTACACCAACAACACCAAGGATCTGCTCCCGATCTTCGCGCAGTTCCGGCCGTCGCTGATCCTGTCCGTACCGCGCGTGTTCGAGAAGGTCTTCAACTCGGCTCGTCAAAGCGCGCACGACTCGGGCAAGGGACGCATCTTCGATCTGGCGGCCGACACCGCCGTCGAATTCTCCAAGGCGGGTGATCGCCCCAGCCTGCTGCTACGCGGCAAGCACGCACTGTTCGACAAGCTCGTCTACGGCAAGCTCCGCGCCGCGCTCGGCGGCCAGTGCGAACTGGCGATCTCCGGCGGCGCTCCCCTCGGCCCCCACCTGGGGCACTTCTTCAGCGGCGTCGGCATCCCCGTGTACGAGGGATACGGCCTCACCGAGACCACGGCGGCGGTCTGCGTCAACACTCCGCACGAGGTGCGCGTCGGCACCGTCGGACGTCCCCTGCCCGGCAACGCGGTCCGGATCGCCGACGACGGCGAGGTCCTGCTGTCCGGCGAGGTCGTGTTCGCCGGGTACTGGCACAACGACGAGGCGACGGCGGCCGCGCTGACCGACGGCTGGTTCCACACGGGCGACCTCGGCAGCCTCGACGCCGACGGCTACCTGTCGATCACCGGTCGCAAGAAGGAGATCATCGTCACAGCGGGCGGCAAGAACGTCTCACCCGCTCCCATGGAGGACATCATGCGCACGCACGCGCTGGTGTCGCAGGCGATGGTCGTCGGCGATCAGAAGCCGTTCGTCGCCGCCCTGGTGACCATCGACCCGGAGGCGTTCGAGGGCTGGAAGTCGCGCGCCGGCAAGGCCGCGAGCGCCGCCGTCGCCGACCTCGCGAACGACCCGGACCTGATCGCCGAGGTCCAGTCCGCCGTCGATCAGGCCAACGCGACCGTCTCGCATGCCGAGGCCGTCAAGAAATTCACCATCCTGCCGTCGGACTTCGCCGAGGAGACCGGTGAGCTCACCCCCACGCTGAAGGTCAAGCGCAATGTGGTCGCCGAGAAGTTCGCCGACTACATCGAGGGCCTGTACAAGAAGTAG